In Pyrus communis chromosome 8, drPyrComm1.1, whole genome shotgun sequence, one genomic interval encodes:
- the LOC137741989 gene encoding DNA mismatch repair protein PMS1 isoform X1: MEAATAPSDSPTIMPINKGVVHRICAGQVILDLSAAVKELVENSLDAGATSIEIALKDYGKEWFQIVDNGCGISPNNFRVLALKHHTSKLAGFPDLQSLTTFGFRGEALSSLCALGDLTVETRTKNETVAAHLTFDHSGLLVAEKKTARQVGTTVTVKNLFSNLPVRCKEFSRNIRKEYGKLVSLLNAYALIAKGVRLVCTNATGKNAKSVVLKTQGSGSLKDNIVTLFGLTTFNCLEPVSISVSESCKVDGFLSKSGQGSGRNMGDRQYFFVNGRPVDMPKVTKLVNELYRRANSQQHPIAIMNFTVPTRACDVNVTPDKRKVFFSDESAILVALREGLQEIYSSSNAHYTVNKIEDPTKEADRSELCSPRQRSKFLKQSPTEDDVSEEVSIATPGGLLQTYSPSDAPCSINKVEEVPTKEAGSSESCFRHQMSRMFPKQSSLDGSVPEEIHVKDHLAEGNARPKAPETESEYTDDVEELSLEDAMSKGFTLRVHSSKKVGGSSSKLTTDINSMTTDQTHSLSRVVENAANGESCSRSISVQSSLNQFVTVSKRKHENISTVLSEMPVLRNRALHSHSKESTSDLHATVSNSPVRHDQANASGIDNSAEADENEPSKYLRADKILNKIRGPISVGGNTKDLNPREDVQPQHIADPLSNMASPASPSGGLNCLSEDLPVPAPSPSCILLDTPKTSSGVMMCSTLQFSFQDLKTRRLRMLSRSKSSLPGGVKAQRCFAAATLELSQSENEERKARALAAATTELERLFRKQDFGRMKVIGQFNLGFIIGKLDQDLFIVDQHAADEKYNFERLSQSTILNQQPLLRPLRLELSPQEEVVASMHIDIIRKNGFSLEEDPQSPPGQHFKLKAVPFSKNITFGVEDVKDLISTLADSHGESSVMGSYKTDTVDSVCPSRVRAMLASRACRSSVMIGDALGRNEMQKILEHLAGLKSPWNCPHGRPTMRHLVDLKTIRRRSEEGDDEDS; this comes from the exons ATGGAAGCAGCAACAGCTCCGTCCGATTCCCCCACAATAATGCCGATAAACAAGGGCGTGGTGCACAGGATCTGCGCCGGCCAAGTGATTCTCGACCTCTCCGCCGCCGTGAAGGAATTGGTGGAGAACAGCCTTGACGCCGGCGCCACCAGCATCGAAATCGCCCTCAAAGACTACGGCAAAGAGTGGTTCCAGATCGTCGACAATGGCTGTGGCATTTCGCCGAACAACTTCCGTGTCCTTGCCCTCAAGCATCACACCTCGAAGCTCGCCGGGTTCCCGGACCTCCAGTCCCTCACCACCTTCGGCTTCCGCGGCGAGGCCTTGAGCTCTCTCTGTGCTTTGGGGGATTTGACTGTGGAAACCAGGACCAAGAACGAGACCGTCGCCGCGCACTTGACATTCGACCATTCGGGTTTGTTGGTCGCCGAGAAGAAGACCGCCCGGCAAGTGGGCACTACCGTCACGGTGAAGAACTTGTTTTCGAATTTACCAGTGCGGTGCAAGGAATTCAGCCGCAACATTCGGAAGGAGTATGGAAAGCTTGTTTCTTTATTGAAT GCCTATGCTCTTATTGCAAAAGGCGTTCGGTTAGTCTGCACGAATGCTACTGGTAAAAATGCGAAATCTGTGGTACTTAAAACACAAGGGAGTGGTTCCCTTAAAGATAACATTGTCACACTGTTTGGATTGACCACGTTCAATTGCTTAGAACCAGTGAGTATATCTGTGTCTGAAAGTTGCAAGGTTGATGGTTTTCTGTCCAAGTCGGGACAGGGTAGTGGGCGAAATATGGGAGATAGACAGTACTTTTTTGTGAATGGTAGGCCGGTGGATATGCCTAAAGTTACCAAGCTTGTGAATGAGTTGTATAGAAGAGCAAATTCCCAGCAGCACCCCATTGCAATAATGAATTTTACAGTTCCAACAAGAGCGTGTGATGTCAATGTAACTCCTGATAAAAGGAAAGTGTTCTTTTCTGATGAAAGCGCCATACTGGTTGCCCTTAGGGAGGGTTTACAGGAGATTTATTCTTCAAGTAATGCTCATTACACTGTAAATAAAATTGAGGACCCTACTAAGGAAGCAGATAGGTCAGAGTTGTGTTCTCCTCGTCAAAGGTCTAAGTTTCTGAAACAATCGCCTACAGAGGATGATGTTTCTGAAGAAGTGAGCATTGCCACTCCAGGCGGTTTGCTGCAAACATATTCTCCAAGTGATGCTCCTTGTTCTATTAATAAAGTTGAGGAGGTGCCTACTAAGGAAGCAGGTAGCTCTGAGTCATGCTTTCGTCATCAAATGTCTCGTATGTTCCCGAAGCAATCATCTCTGGATGGCAGTGTTCCCGAAGAAATTCATGTTAAGGATCACCTTGCAGAAGGCAATGCTCGTCCGAAAGCTCCTGAAACTGAGTCTGAGTACACCGATGATGTAGAAGAGTTGAGCCTAGAAGATGCAATGAGCAAGGGCTTTACTCTTAGAGTACACAGCAGTAAGAAGGTTGGTGGTAGTAGTAGCAAATTAACAACAGATATCAACAGTATGACAACTGATCAAACTCATTCTCTTTCAAGAGTGGTTGAGAATGCTGCCAATGGAGAGTCATGTAGTCGTTCAATCTCTGTTCAATCATCACTCAATCAATTTGTGACCGTAAGtaaaagaaaacatgaaaatattAGTACAGTGCTATCTGAAATGCCTGTCCTAAGGAACCGAGCTCTTCATTCTCACTCCAAGGAAAGCACTTCTGATTTGCATGCTACTGTTTCAAACTCTCCTGTTCGGCATGACCAGGCCAATGCTTCTGGGATTGATAACTCTGCTGAAGCTGATGAGAATGAGCCATCCAAGTATCTTAGAGCAGACAAGATTCTCAATAAAATTAGAGGTCCAATTTCTGTTGGGGGCAACACTAAAGATCTCAATCCTAGAGAG GATGTACAGCCTCAACATATAGCAGATCCTCTTTCTAATATGGCATCACCTGCTTCACCTAGCGGAGGTCTAAATTGTTTGTCTGAAGATCTTCCTGTCCCAGCTCCATCACCTTCTTGTATACTATTAGACACTCCAAAGACTTCTTCTGGTGTTATGATGTGTTCAACCTTGCAATTTAGCTTTCAAGACCTAAAAACAAGGAGGCTGCGGATGTTGTCTAGATCGAAATCAAGCTTACCTGGAGGAGTAAAAGCACAAAG GTGCTTTGCTGCTGCAACGCTTGAGCTTTCTCAATCAGAAAACGAGGAGCGGAAAGCAAGGGCTTTAGCTGCAGCTACTACTGAGTTGGAAAGACTTTTTAGAAAGCAAGATTTTGGCAGAATGAAG GTAATTGGGCAATTCAATCTTGGCTTCATCATTGGGAAGTTAGATCAAGATCTGTTTATTGTGGATCAA CATGCAGCTGATGAGAAGTACAATTTTGAGCGTCTATCACAATCTACTATCTTAAACCAACAGCCTCTTCTTCG GCCATTGAGGTTAGAGTTATCTCCTCAGGAAGAAGTTGTTGCTTCAATGCACATAGACATAATCAG GAAAAATGGATTCTCTTTGGAAGAGGATCCACAGTCTCCGCCTGGGCAACATTTTAAATTGAAAGCTGTCCCCTTCAGTAAAAACATAACTTTTGGAGTTGAAG ATGTCAAGGACCTGATTTCCACTCTTGCTGATAGTCACGGGGAAAGCTCAGTCATGGGGAGTTATAAGACGGACACAGTTGATTCTGTTTGCCCATCAAGAGTTCGTGCAATGCTAGCATCACGCGCATGCAGATCATCTGTTATGATTGGGGACGCCCTTGGAAGAAATGAGATGCAGAAG ATTCTTGAGCATTTGGCGGGTCTGAAGTCTCCTTGGAATTGCCCGCATGGCAGGCCGACTATGCGCCATTTGGTCGACTTGAAAACCATACGCAGAAGGTCCGAAGAAGGCGATGATGAAGACTCTTGA
- the LOC137741989 gene encoding DNA mismatch repair protein PMS1 isoform X2 yields MEAATAPSDSPTIMPINKGVVHRICAGQVILDLSAAVKELVENSLDAGATSIEIALKDYGKEWFQIVDNGCGISPNNFRVLALKHHTSKLAGFPDLQSLTTFGFRGEALSSLCALGDLTVETRTKNETVAAHLTFDHSGLLVAEKKTARQVGTTVTVKNLFSNLPVRCKEFSRNIRKEYGKLVSLLNAYALIAKGVRLVCTNATGKNAKSVVLKTQGSGSLKDNIVTLFGLTTFNCLEPVSISVSESCKVDGFLSKSGQGSGRNMGDRQYFFVNGRPVDMPKVTKLVNELYRRANSQQHPIAIMNFTVPTRACDVNVTPDKRKVFFSDESAILVALREGLQEIYSSSNAHYTVNKIEDPTKEADRSELCSPRQRSKFLKQSPTEDDVSEEVSIATPGGLLQTYSPSDAPCSINKVEEVPTKEAGSSESCFRHQMSRMFPKQSSLDGSVPEEIHVKDHLAEGNARPKAPETESEYTDDVEELSLEDAMSKGFTLRVHSSKKVGGSSSKLTTDINSMTTDQTHSLSRVVENAANGESCSRSISVQSSLNQFVTVSKRKHENISTVLSEMPVLRNRALHSHSKESTSDLHATVSNSPVRHDQANASGIDNSAEADENEPSKYLRADKILNKIRGPISVGGNTKDLNPREDVQPQHIADPLSNMASPASPSGGLNCLSEDLPVPAPSPSCILLDTPKTSSGVMMCSTLQFSFQDLKTRRLRMLSRSKSSLPGGVKAQRCFAAATLELSQSENEERKARALAAATTELERLFRKQDFGRMKVIGQFNLGFIIGKLDQDLFIVDQHAADEKYNFERLSQSTILNQQPLLRPLRLELSPQEEVVASMHIDIIRFLVSILGKMDSLWKRIHSLRLGNILN; encoded by the exons ATGGAAGCAGCAACAGCTCCGTCCGATTCCCCCACAATAATGCCGATAAACAAGGGCGTGGTGCACAGGATCTGCGCCGGCCAAGTGATTCTCGACCTCTCCGCCGCCGTGAAGGAATTGGTGGAGAACAGCCTTGACGCCGGCGCCACCAGCATCGAAATCGCCCTCAAAGACTACGGCAAAGAGTGGTTCCAGATCGTCGACAATGGCTGTGGCATTTCGCCGAACAACTTCCGTGTCCTTGCCCTCAAGCATCACACCTCGAAGCTCGCCGGGTTCCCGGACCTCCAGTCCCTCACCACCTTCGGCTTCCGCGGCGAGGCCTTGAGCTCTCTCTGTGCTTTGGGGGATTTGACTGTGGAAACCAGGACCAAGAACGAGACCGTCGCCGCGCACTTGACATTCGACCATTCGGGTTTGTTGGTCGCCGAGAAGAAGACCGCCCGGCAAGTGGGCACTACCGTCACGGTGAAGAACTTGTTTTCGAATTTACCAGTGCGGTGCAAGGAATTCAGCCGCAACATTCGGAAGGAGTATGGAAAGCTTGTTTCTTTATTGAAT GCCTATGCTCTTATTGCAAAAGGCGTTCGGTTAGTCTGCACGAATGCTACTGGTAAAAATGCGAAATCTGTGGTACTTAAAACACAAGGGAGTGGTTCCCTTAAAGATAACATTGTCACACTGTTTGGATTGACCACGTTCAATTGCTTAGAACCAGTGAGTATATCTGTGTCTGAAAGTTGCAAGGTTGATGGTTTTCTGTCCAAGTCGGGACAGGGTAGTGGGCGAAATATGGGAGATAGACAGTACTTTTTTGTGAATGGTAGGCCGGTGGATATGCCTAAAGTTACCAAGCTTGTGAATGAGTTGTATAGAAGAGCAAATTCCCAGCAGCACCCCATTGCAATAATGAATTTTACAGTTCCAACAAGAGCGTGTGATGTCAATGTAACTCCTGATAAAAGGAAAGTGTTCTTTTCTGATGAAAGCGCCATACTGGTTGCCCTTAGGGAGGGTTTACAGGAGATTTATTCTTCAAGTAATGCTCATTACACTGTAAATAAAATTGAGGACCCTACTAAGGAAGCAGATAGGTCAGAGTTGTGTTCTCCTCGTCAAAGGTCTAAGTTTCTGAAACAATCGCCTACAGAGGATGATGTTTCTGAAGAAGTGAGCATTGCCACTCCAGGCGGTTTGCTGCAAACATATTCTCCAAGTGATGCTCCTTGTTCTATTAATAAAGTTGAGGAGGTGCCTACTAAGGAAGCAGGTAGCTCTGAGTCATGCTTTCGTCATCAAATGTCTCGTATGTTCCCGAAGCAATCATCTCTGGATGGCAGTGTTCCCGAAGAAATTCATGTTAAGGATCACCTTGCAGAAGGCAATGCTCGTCCGAAAGCTCCTGAAACTGAGTCTGAGTACACCGATGATGTAGAAGAGTTGAGCCTAGAAGATGCAATGAGCAAGGGCTTTACTCTTAGAGTACACAGCAGTAAGAAGGTTGGTGGTAGTAGTAGCAAATTAACAACAGATATCAACAGTATGACAACTGATCAAACTCATTCTCTTTCAAGAGTGGTTGAGAATGCTGCCAATGGAGAGTCATGTAGTCGTTCAATCTCTGTTCAATCATCACTCAATCAATTTGTGACCGTAAGtaaaagaaaacatgaaaatattAGTACAGTGCTATCTGAAATGCCTGTCCTAAGGAACCGAGCTCTTCATTCTCACTCCAAGGAAAGCACTTCTGATTTGCATGCTACTGTTTCAAACTCTCCTGTTCGGCATGACCAGGCCAATGCTTCTGGGATTGATAACTCTGCTGAAGCTGATGAGAATGAGCCATCCAAGTATCTTAGAGCAGACAAGATTCTCAATAAAATTAGAGGTCCAATTTCTGTTGGGGGCAACACTAAAGATCTCAATCCTAGAGAG GATGTACAGCCTCAACATATAGCAGATCCTCTTTCTAATATGGCATCACCTGCTTCACCTAGCGGAGGTCTAAATTGTTTGTCTGAAGATCTTCCTGTCCCAGCTCCATCACCTTCTTGTATACTATTAGACACTCCAAAGACTTCTTCTGGTGTTATGATGTGTTCAACCTTGCAATTTAGCTTTCAAGACCTAAAAACAAGGAGGCTGCGGATGTTGTCTAGATCGAAATCAAGCTTACCTGGAGGAGTAAAAGCACAAAG GTGCTTTGCTGCTGCAACGCTTGAGCTTTCTCAATCAGAAAACGAGGAGCGGAAAGCAAGGGCTTTAGCTGCAGCTACTACTGAGTTGGAAAGACTTTTTAGAAAGCAAGATTTTGGCAGAATGAAG GTAATTGGGCAATTCAATCTTGGCTTCATCATTGGGAAGTTAGATCAAGATCTGTTTATTGTGGATCAA CATGCAGCTGATGAGAAGTACAATTTTGAGCGTCTATCACAATCTACTATCTTAAACCAACAGCCTCTTCTTCG GCCATTGAGGTTAGAGTTATCTCCTCAGGAAGAAGTTGTTGCTTCAATGCACATAGACATAATCAG GTTTCTGGTCTCAATCTTAGGAAAAATGGATTCTCTTTGGAAGAGGATCCACAGTCTCCGCCTGGGCAACATTTTAAATTGA